The DNA window tgccccccccaggATGAGTCCCACCATACACCCACCGGCCAAAGCTTCCTGTGATGGGATACGAGGAGAAGAAGGAGCCCAGGATGTTGGCAGTGCCTGCAGTCAGGAAGGacagaggctgtgggtgcaCAGCTCGATCCGTGTCACCGCTGTCACCTCCTCTGCTTCAGATGGGACTGAGGCCACCCATCCCTACAAGTCCCACAGCCTTACCCAtggccagcagctcctggttgGCATCAATCCTGTAATCGTTCTGTGAGGCTGCAAGGAGAGGAGCACAGCTCAGAGCgctcagcacacagcccccATGGGAGCAGCGATGCCCCCTCAGTCCCCAACCCCCCACAGGGCCCCCTCCAGCCCACTGCAGCCGTACCAAAAGCTTTGGCAATGGCGACGGTCTCCAGCACGCCCACCAGCGGGACCACGGCCAGCCCAGCCCCCATGTCCTGCACAGGAGGATGGGGAGCATCAGAACACAGGGGCAACCCGCAGCCCTGAGGTGCCGAcaaagcagccccagagcccGGCACCCACCTGCACCATCCTGCCGAAGGGCACGGTACCGTTGGGAACAGCCTTGGAGAAGGGTGGTGGGCGGAACGGGGGGAGCCCACAGGGAACGCTGCCGGTGAGCGTCAGCGGTTGGGAGCCGCTCAGCTGGAAGGAGTATGCCACcaggccagcagccagcaccacCAGGGCATTGCGTGCTGCAGGGAGAGAACAGCCCTGAAAACCTGGGGCAAAGGGGGGAATCTGGGCTGTGAGGTCCTGGGAGAGCAGGGGGCAGGGAGCAACGCACCGGTGGCACAGCTCCGGACAAGCAGGACGCTGGCCCTGGCAGCCAGTGGCTCCGTgctggcagtgggatgcaggCGGCTCTTCATGGCCCGCAGCCCGGCGAGCGCAGCCAGGCAGGACAGCCCCAGGATggcatccccagccctgcaatGGGAtgtggcagggctgctgcctcGCAGGGATGCTGCGGCACCGCCGGCAAAATGAATCACCAGCAAAACACATCACCTCGCTgcgggggaaggaggggagcaTCTGTCCCCCCCACACCACTTGTGGGCTCTTTGGGGACAGGGAAGAAGGACCCCAGCGATGGGCAGGACCCGTGCAGCTGGACCCACCACCTCTGCTCCCCACAATGAGGTGTGTGAAACCTGGGAGCTCCCCTCTTGGGTCATCAAAAACTGGGGGAGGACTTGTGACAAACGCACAGCCACGAGGATGTGCTTTTGGGACTGGCAAAATCCTAACGGGGAGCAGAGAACAGGACAAGCTTGCCCTGTGCCCCCCTTTAGGAGCCCATGTGCATCCCCATCTTCAAATTTCCAAAAAACTGAGGAGTGCAGAGAACAAGCTCTCATGTCACAGCGCTGGGCACGGACTGAGAAACAGCCCAAGGGGTGACCAGAGGTGTGCGGTGAAGCAGCAGAGCCCGAAAGCAGCGAGGGTGCAGGGACGGAGCTGACCTGGCCTCCCCGATCCTCCTCAGCGTCTCATACACCTGCAGGAAAAACTGCCGAGGgatcccctgcagccccaggatGTTCTGTGCAGAAAGACAGAGCCTCGTGCAAGCCCAGCACACACGGCCAGCTTGGGGCACTGCAGGATGGGACAGCTCGGGGCAACGTCCCTGAGCTCCGACGCAGTGAGGATGGACCTCCTGGGCTGCCCCAGGGGTGCTCCGGTTCTCTTTCAGCCCCAGGCCCTGAGAGGCCTCCATCCCAGGCAGCCCCtgccagccccatcccctgcttCCCTGCACAACCTCACACCACAGCCCCGAGCCTGATTTTGGTTAACCACAAAGGAAGCATTGCAGCTCCGAAAGAGCCAAAGCGCTGCccactgctgagcagccagcACGGCTCCAGGAgagtggggcagagctgagccccTACCTTGACCTGGTTGAAGCCGATGGTGATGGAAGCAGCCGACGTAAAGCCCTTAATGACTGGGCAGGAAACAAAGTCCAGGAGGAAACCTGCATGGGATGAGTAGCACAAAATGCTCTGCTGGCGCTGCCGGGGAGCACGGGGTGCACACGGAGCTGTGACGAGTGACAGCAGCACAACGCCAGCGTCTCAGAGAGCACAGGGGAGGGAGCGACTGCAGGACACATCTCGAGGACACGAGCACACAGCACAGGCATCTCACCGAGGTGCAGGAGCCCCATGGCCAGCTGGATGCAGCCGGACAGGAAGGCGAGCAGCACAGCATAGGCAGGGTCATGGAAGGCGTAGGACGAGACAAGCAGGGACATGATGGCAGTGGGGCCCAGCGTCACGTCCTTGGCAGTGCCCAGGAGGCAGTACACAAAGCAGCCCACGAAGGAAGAGTAGAGGCCGTACTGCACGGGGACAAAGGAGCACTCAGACcggatataaggaagaaggttttccACCAcgggcagtgaggcagtggcacaggctgcccagaggggcggtggtgccccatccctgcagacagccgaGGTCAGGGGATGgactgtgagcactgctggagctgtgggtgtccctgctcagtgcaggggcggcaccagatggcctttagggtcccttccgaCTCCAGCCATCCTGTGACTGTATGATTCCATGCCACCTGCGCTCAGCCCTGCCCAACCCTCCCGGCCGTCCCACTCTGCTCCGCCCGCTCCAACCCGACGAGTCCCGCGGGTCCCCACGGGCAGAGCTTTGGGCAGCCCGGGGCGGTGCCACCCACCTGCACGGGCAGCCCGGCCACCTCGGCGTACGCCAGCGCCTGCGGCACCACCGTGAGCCCCACGGTGACGCCGGCGGTCAGGTCGAGCCGCAGGCAGGACAGCGAGTAGCGCGGCAGCCAGCCGAGCACGGGCAGCCTCCGGCGCACCGCCCGCTGCCACCAGCGCTGCCCGGGCTGCCGCGGGCCCCACATGGCTCACTTTGGGCTCACGGCATCCCCGGCGGCCGCTCCGCCCGCGGGTCGCCCCGCTCCTCCCGCCGCTCCCGACGGCTTCGGAACACAAACACCCGGAGCGCTGCATCCGGCGGGGGGCCCCGCCCGGGCCGGATCTGAGCCATTCCGGCCGGCTCATGTgactggagcagaggaggagctgCGGCCGCCGAGCACCGCCGGTGGCGGTGGCGGTGTCGGTGCTATGCGGGTTTGggcgctgccgctgctgctgggagcGCTTCGGCTCGACGGAGCCCCCGCCCGCAacgtgctgctcctgctgggtgAGCGCCCGGGGAACGCGGCTGTGCTGCGTGCGGGGTGACGCCGTCGGCCACgcgctgctccctgcccagccccGGCTCTGCTGCCCGCGGGGTTTGGCCGGGCCGGGCTCACCCCGTGCCGCAGGGCTCACCCCGCGCTCCTTTCCCCGCAGCGGACGATGGCGGCTTCGAGAGCGGTGCCTACAACAACTCGGCCATCCGGACGCCCAACCTGGACGCGCTGGCACGGCGCGGTCTGCTCTTCCAGAACGCCTTCACCTCGGTCAGCAGCTGCTCGCCGAGCCGGGCCAGCGTGCTGACCGGGCTGCCCCAGGTGGGCACCCCCTGCCCGGCACCGCGGCCACGGTGTGCTGTTGTGGGGGTCAGCCCGCTGGGCATCGTCCCACCGCGTGGCCTCCCCCCGTCTGCAGCACCAGAATGGGATGTACGGGCTGCACCAGGGCGTGCACCACTTCAACTCCTTCGACGCCGTGCGCAGCCTCCCCGGGCTGCTCCGCCAAGCAAACATCCGCACAGGTGGGGATCCGGCACAGAGAGGGCAGCACTGACTGCAGCCCTGCGTGGTGCTGGGTTTGTTTAtgcccctgctctgctccttccccgGCCTCCAtactgcttccacttctgttcTGTTGCTGCTTCCTGGCTCCCGGCCTCGTGCtggacccacagctgccccagctGCTCACTGTTCCGGTGCTGGCGCACACTATGGCCGAGGCAGAGCAGTCTGACTACACATGGAAGTGCTTCTGCATACAGCAGCAGGGACTGGGGCAGCCCCCGTGATGGAGCAGAACCTCTgcaccagccctggggcagAAGGAGGGGCCGAGAGTGCCCTGCCCCAATCCTCCTGGCACAGCACACACCGTGTTTCTGTAGGGATCATTGGGAAGAAGCACGTCGGGCCTGAGGCCGTGTACCCCTTCGACTTTGCCTACACGGAGGAGAACAGTTCGGTGCTGCAGGTGGGGAGGAACATCACCCGCATCAAAGTGCTCGTCCGGCGCTTCCTCCAGAGCCAGGACgtgaggtgggatggggccctgtgtGCCTGGGAGCCCTGAGCacgctgggggggggggaggaccCGGGGGGCTCTGGGAGTCCAGGGGCCATCCTTGGCTCCACTGCCTGCTCCCTCTCCAGGCCTTTCTTCCTCTACGTCGCCTTCCACGACCCGCACCGCTGCGGGCACTCCCAGCCCCAATATGGGGCCTTTTGTGAGAAATTTGGCAATGGGGAGAGCGGCATGGGCTGGATCCCCGACTGGAAACCACAGCTCTACCGCCCAGAGGATGTGCAGGTGGGGGCCATGAGGCTGCACACCGACCACCAGCCCTGGCGTGCCAATGCCACCCCTCCCATGGCCCCGCACACCACTTCCCCTTTCTCCATGTAGGTCCCTCACTTTGTTCCGGACACACCGGCTGCCCGGGCAGACTTGGCAGCCCAGTACACCACCATTGGGCGCATGGACCAAGGTAAGGGGTGCGGGAGCAGGCTGGTGcctgcacacagagctctgtcctgcagctgcccagctctgcctgctgcccacaGGAATCGGgctggtgctggaggagctgcggCGTGCTGGCGTCCTCAATAGCACACTGGTGATCTACACCTCCGACAACGGCATCCCCTTCCCCAGCGGCAGGACCAACCTCTACTGGTCGGGCACAGCTGAGccgctgctgctctcctccccgGAGCACCCCGGGCGCTGGGGCCAGGTCAGCTCGGCCTTTGCCAGCCTCCTGGGTAAGCGCAGCCTGCGGGGAGGGAGTGGAGCTGTGCCAATTCTTTGCCTTGCGCtgcatctctgtgctgcagccatccCAGCACGGGTGGGATGAGCACAGGTGACCCTCTCTGGGGTTGAGTTTGCTCCCATGATTgccagccccctcctccccttctctttccctgcagATCTCACACCGACCATTCTGGACTGGTTCTCCATCCCCTACCCTTCGTACAGCATCTTTGGCACAAAGCGGGTGCAGCTCACCGGTAAATCTCTCCTGCCGGCTCTGCagtcagagcagccctgggccaCCGCCTTCAGCAGCCAGAGCCACCACGAGGCCACCATGTACTACCCCATGCGTGCCATCCAGCACCGCCAGTTCCGCCTCATCCACAACCTCAACTACAAGATGCCCTTCCCCATCGACCAGGACTTCTACGTCTCACCCACGTTCCAAGACCTGCTGAACCGCACCAGGGCCGGGCAGCCCACACACTGGAACAAGACCCTGCACCAGTACTACTACCGGGACCGCTGGGAGCTCTTTGACTGCAGCCAGGACCCCACCGAGAGCCACAACCTGGCCTCTGACCCACGCTATGCTGCCATCTTCCAGATGCTGCGTGCACAGCTGCTGAAGTGGCAGTGGGACACGGGGGACCCCTGGGTGTGCGCCCCCGATGCCGTcctggaggagaagctgagccCGCAGTGCCAACCGCTGCACAACGAGCTGTGAGCGGCTCCACCGGCACTGCCTGGCCTGCAGCACGGGGATCCTCGTGGCTCTGCTCAGACTGAGAAGCTGTAAAGCCAAGCTGATGCTCAATAAAGCTTCTGGTGGAGAGCTGTGTGGTGTAGCTGGGGCTCGGCACATCCCTGCCTGCACCCCGTCCCCCTGCAGCTCTCGGTGCTGTGCTCACTgggaagcagccagcagccaccgGTGGGCACACAGAAGTGGTGCAGTTCTCATTTTGGCACAGTGCACCCAGCATGCAGAACTGCTGTGgggtgtgtgctgtggggctgccgtGGCCATCACCTCAGTGACACCCCCGGGTGCAGGGAGGGGACAGGGGACGTCGTCTCACCTGCAAGGCAGCCACGGCGCACCCTCCTGCTCTCTGTGGGGCCGTGCTGTGATTAAaccccacagctcagcacagctccgaGTACCCAAATGCCAGGGATGGAGCCAGGGTGCCCCAACCCAGGGGAGGGCTGAGAGCTGATGGTAGGACAGGCTGTGACTGTGCCCCGTGGCTACAGCAACGCCGACTGCTGGGAGCAAACAACCACTCTTTATTCACAGCATTTCTCCCCAGGCCCCCACCCACTCCCAGCCCTCGTGGAACAGCTCCAGGCTGCACCCCACACCCAGCACACACCGACCACCACAGCCCAGTGTGCAGAAGGGACTCTCCCATGTCCGTCCCAAAACCACAACCAGGAGAATCCCCACAGTCCCTGACAGGTGCCAGATTTGTCAGGCTGATGGGCTGCTGCCTCAGAAGGCACTTgggtcatttttttccccactctgtTGGTGAGTTTTTCCCCATCCCCTCAGGTTCTACAGTCCTGCTTGTGCCAGCCCCATTCCTACACCTTCCATGAGTTCATTTCAGCACAAGGATGCCAGGCTCAGGCACAAGCAGCTGCAATACATGGGCAAGAGGCAGCACTGCTTCGGAAGGGATGGACAGATTCAAAGCACAATGGCACAGTGGCACCCTGGGCAGTCACCTGCTCAGGACCAAGCGACCACAAACTGCTCCCACATTGGCAGCAACACGGAGACACGCAGCACCTGGGGAGGCAAAAGCAGAGTCAGCCCCATCCCATGGGCCCGGGGCTCccccaggaggagcagcaccCACCTGGGTGTCACTGCGGTACGAGAAGTCCTCCACGGGGACGCCGTTGGCCAGGACTCGCTGTGGAGCACTGGGGACACCCAGCACGGTGACAGCCTCCAGCAGGATCCCATCCAGGTGGCCGCCCGCCCGCAAGATCTGGCTGAGCACAGCGCCCTGCGGGGACAGGGAAGGTCACCCAATGCTCCCAGGACCCCCCCGGGCACCAACCCCTCACTCCAGCCAGCACTGCATTATTGCGAGCAGCTCGAGGGGACGCAGTGATGGCAGGGCTCACCCTGGGGACTTCGGTATGATGTGGGTCCCTCAGTGCCCCCCAACTCCCAACCCCCCTCCCATGCTCACACGTGCAGCCAGGAAGAGGATCTCAGTGCAGTCCCCCTTCTCAAAGCTCTGCCAGCTCTCCCCATCGTCCCAGTACAGCTCTCCACGGGCGAAGCCGTCCGGCGTCAGGGCCACCACCACAGTCATCCCCTTCTTGCGGGACTCAGCCGTGTTCAGTCCGGGCTCCTGGGGGCGCAGGGTCAGATCCAGGCCCTGCCCCAACCCCATGCACGGCCACGGAGAGCCTGGGTCCCATCGTCACCAGGGTGTCACACGGAGAGAGCTCACCTGCAGGGGCAGGATGTGCCCTGCTCGGATGTGCACGTTAATGGTGTCCAGGGGAGCTGCTAAGAGGATCCACTGTCCTCTGCTGTGGATGGTCGAGTcctaaataagaaaaagaagaaaggacgCATCCTGAGGATCAGCACATCCATGGGGATCCCAGCAGAGCATCACAGCCTGCAGACTGCCACGAGGCATGGAAGTGTCACAGCTCTGGGGACAGCTCGCAGGCATGTGTCGGGGTGAGATGGAGGAAGGTACACACCGTCCCACAGCCAGCACTTACCCCTGTGAAGCTGTACCACGTCCCAGCTGGGAAATAGCCACTGACTTTGGTCTGTCCCTGCTCCAGCACCGGTGTGATCAGCAGCCCTGCGCCCCACAGCAGCTGGCGGTCCACGCTCCACGTGTTGGGGTCTTTGGGGAACCTGGGGAGGAGCGAAGGggcagcaccacagcacagcccatccTGCACCCACGGCCCCATGCCCACCACCTGGCACTCACTCGAGGAACAGCGGCCGTGCCACCGTGTCCCCATCCACGTGTGCCCGGTGGAAGAGGGTGTAAaggtggggcaggagggagtAGCGGAGGCGGAGGGCCCTCCTCATGGCATCCTGCGCGGCCAGGCTGAAGGCGTAGGGCTCCTGTGGCTGCGAGAAGCGGGAGCTCAGGCAGTGCCATGGGTGGCGGTGACGGATGGGGACACGGCCCTCGGCCCCATGCTCACCCGGTTCCCGTGGTCGTTGTGGTTCCTCATGAAGGGGTAGAAGGCTCCCAGCTGGGTCCAGCGCACGCACAGCTCCTCGGATGTGTCACCCACAAAGCCACAGATGTCAGCGCCCACCAGCGGAACCCCGAGGAGGTTGAAGAGCAGCACCTCTGTGTGACGCACAGCGATGGCACAGCGGCACAGGGATGGCTGCGCAGCCCCAAAGGGAAGAAGGGGATGCGGCCCCGCAGCCCACCTGGCACGGAGCGggccagctgctcccagctgctctccacaTCCCCTGTCCAGTGCCCTGCGTAACGGCCGTGTCCCGCAAACGTGGAGCGCGAGATGACGAAGGGCCGCGTGCCCCGCACCCTGAGCAGCGCACTGCAGGGGGGGACCGGGGCTGAGCCCTGCGCTGGGGGCACGCAGCTGTGCTGCAAACCGcccccctcctgctccctgcatCCCCAGCCAAATCCGAGCCCACACTTCCACCCCAATGGCGCCGGcatccccagctcccacccagTGGGCCGCTCCTTACTTGTGGGAGGCGATGGCCTCGGTCAGCCCGTACAGGCTGTGCAGGTTGTAATGGGAGGacaggtgctgctggctggaggcACAGATGGTGCCCGCCTGCAGGCGGCCCCCGAACACACCTGCACAGAGAGGTGagggtgaggtgggggctgCCAACAGAGCACCGCCCACGGCAGCACCCCCAGCGCTGCTCACCTGGCACGTATGGGGGCTTCTCCAGGCTGTTGTCGGGGCAGCCGTCCTGGGAGCCCTCCACAAAGTTGGACGGCTCATTCATGTCCTGGGGAAGGCAAGGAGGAGCCCTCACTgctgggggagtggggggggggggaaggaaggtggggaaggagctgggaagcTGCATTGACCACTCACAATCCACATGCCGTCGAAGGGCACCTGCTCGTGGAAGTCCCTCACCATGTCGTGCCACCACTCGTGCGTCTCAGGATTGGTGAAGTCTGGGAAAGCCGTGGGGCCCGGCCACACCTGCAGGAGGGGCAGTGCCGGGCAGagccccgtccccatccccggCATCCCTCGGGGCCCCCTGGGTGCACCCCTCCTTCTCATcactccccacagcccccactgAGCCCCCACACTCCAGGACAGGGCTGTGCCCCTCACACCTTCCCGATGAGCGGCTGCCCCGTGGCGTTGCGGATGAACACTCCTCGCTTCAGCCCCTCGTCGTAGGGCCGGTAGGTGCCAGGcggccctgagctgctgatgCCAGGATCCTGCAGGGCACAAAGCCGGGGCGTCATCAGCGAGGACAGGGAACGGCTCCCAGCCCCTCCTGGATGGGATTCTGCACAAGactcccaaccccaaccccaacccatccccccataccactgaccatgtccccaagtgGGGGGCCCAAAGCTGAGTGCAGCGCTCACCACTGAGTCACTGCATTCAATTGGCTGATGACCGAGCGCTGCTTAAGAGCTACTAAGAATCGTCCAACCACATCTCATGATTTATCATAACACTGTGAATAAACCCCAAACCGCCTCTAAACCAAAGCCATGTAGGACTCAACCAAGGAGGCAAGCGAGTGACGTCCCTCACCACGATCATGACGTAGTGCAGGCCACGCTGATGGAAGTCGTGCACCATGTCGGGGTAATCCCTGAAGGTTTCCTTGTTGTAGGTGAAGTCCCTCTTGGCATCCATGTAGTCCAGGTCGTTCCACTGCACGTCCTGCAGGGCAGTGCCCGGTGAGGAGCCGCCCCACACGGTGCCCACAGCCGCCCCACATCCATCACCACGTACCAGGGGGAAGCGCCCAGCTGACATGTTGGCTGCAGCCTGCCGGGTGGCGGCGGTGGAGGAGTAACCCCAGCGGCACAGGTGGAAGCCCAGGGCCCAATATGGGGGCATGAAGGGGAACCCTGCGGGGCAGGAGGGCGGCTGCTAGCGGGGGTGGTGACACGCTGTGAGCACCCGAACCCCATCGCCACGCTGTGCCATCCTACCAACGACATCCAGGTACTGCCGCACCACGCTCTGGGGGTCAGGGCCCAGGAAGACATAGAAGTCCAGGATGCCGCCCGTCGTGCGCCAGGTCAGGGccgggctgggctgcaggagcacgtCTGGGGGCGCAGGCAGTGGTCAGGGCAGGCTCGGTCCCGGTGCGGCCCCACGCCTGGCAGCACTCACCCATGGCATTGCTGTTCAGCAGGAAGACGCCATGCGCAGAGCCACCATCCTCCAGCACCAGGTAGAAGGGGTGGGAGCCATAGAGGTTGACCtggggctggagcagagctcaggTGAGACCAcagcgcccgcccgccccccgccAACCCCATCACCCCTCGGCCCCGTCCGTACCACGGGTGCCATGTCCCGGTTCCACAGCGTGACCTTGGTCCAGGCCGTGTCGAGGATGAGAGGGGTCAGGCGCTCCCCCAGCCCAGAAATGAAACGGGAGGGCAGAGAGGTGGAGATCTGCAGGAACTGGTCCGCAAAGAACAGCGGAGCGACGCTGGTGTTGAGCCTGCGGGGAGGAGCGGGGAGTGCAGCCAAGGCACGGCACGGGGCAGGACCCGGGCTCGGCACTTACAGGACCTGCACTTACAGGACCTGCACTTACAGGACCTGCCCGCCGGGCTGCCGGAACACGACGATGCCGAACGGGTCCTGGCGGAGCCGCACCCCATACAGGAGGTCGGCCGCGCGGATGCTCACCCGCGGTGTGGCCACGGGCACCTCGTAGCGCTGCCGCGCCGGATCGCGGAGCTGCGGGGGAGAGGGGCtcagcggggccgggggcggcggaagggggggggggggggggagcgccGGGCGCACCGTGAAGCGCAGGCGGCTCTCGGTCTCCAGCGCCACGTCCAGCCGCAGCGTGCCCACGTCCGCGGGCAGGAAGCTGGGCACCACGCGGCGGAGCCGGGCCGCGTAGCCGCCGGCCGTGGCCGTCACGTTGTCCGCCCGGTAGCTGCGGTAGCCGCGGGGGAAGAAGCACCAGGGAGGGCCGCCGCCGTCGCCGGGGCCGGCCGGAACGTAGCAGCAGCCCCGAGCCTCGCAGCCCGCCCGCGCCAGCAGCCGCTCGGGGCCGCAGTCGAAGCGGTCGTCCGGGGGCACCGCGCAGGCGGAGTCCGCGGAGCTGCCGGCGGAGGGGAGCGAGCGGAgcagcagcgccagcagcaCCGCCCGCAGCGCCGCCATAGCCATAGCCATGGCCAtagccccggccccggccccggccccgctccttCCGGGCTCCGCTCTCCCTTCCCGCTGTGCGCGGCGCCGCCTCCTGCTCCCAGCGGGGCACCGCagctccgcgccgctccgcaCCGCGCGGCCCCCGGAGCGATGCGGCTGAGCGCCGCCTGAAAGCGCGGAAGCGACGAACCCGTGTGGGAAAATAAAGGACGTGAAACGgatgaagcaaaataaacaaaacgcGCTTTGCGATAGCACGTCTTTAATGAGGATTTGCATtacatttctttataaaatCTACCACCTCTCGTCCTTGGTTGCGTTGCCCACACCTGGTCCCGCAGCTATCAGG is part of the Gallus gallus isolate bGalGal1 chromosome 18, bGalGal1.mat.broiler.GRCg7b, whole genome shotgun sequence genome and encodes:
- the SLC26A11 gene encoding sodium-independent sulfate anion transporter isoform X3 → MWGPRQPGQRWWQRAVRRRLPVLGWLPRYSLSCLRLDLTAGVTVGLTVVPQALAYAEVAGLPVQYGLYSSFVGCFVYCLLGTAKDVTLGPTAIMSLLVSSYAFHDPAYAVLLAFLSGCIQLAMGLLHLGFLLDFVSCPVIKGFTSAASITIGFNQVKNILGLQGIPRQFFLQVYETLRRIGEARILPVPKAHPRGCAFVTSPPPVFDDPRASLRGSSPATSHCRAGDAILGLSCLAALAGLRAMKSRLHPTASTEPLAARASVLLVRSCATARNALVVLAAGLVAYSFQLSGSQPLTLTGSVPCGLPPFRPPPFSKAVPNGTVPFGRMVQDMGAGLAVVPLVGVLETVAIAKAFASQNDYRIDANQELLAMGTANILGSFFSSYPITGSFGRTAVNAQTGVCTPMGGLVTGTLVLLSLAYLTSLFCYIPKAALAAVIISAVVPMFDARIFRTLWRVKRLDLIPLCVTFLLCFWEVQYGIMAGVLVSGILLLYSVARPPIKVLEQGVLLVQPGSSLHFPAADHLQDIIRDRALAASPPCSVILDCHHVSSIDYTAVVGLAELLQELHKHGISLVFCSLQDPVLRALLAADLEGFRHFPSWEEAARCSEAELGGSRAACIDSTGESSLLPAGLIQ
- the SLC26A11 gene encoding sodium-independent sulfate anion transporter isoform X1; this encodes MWGPRQPGQRWWQRAVRRRLPVLGWLPRYSLSCLRLDLTAGVTVGLTVVPQALAYAEVAGLPVQYGLYSSFVGCFVYCLLGTAKDVTLGPTAIMSLLVSSYAFHDPAYAVLLAFLSGCIQLAMGLLHLGFLLDFVSCPVIKGFTSAASITIGFNQVKNILGLQGIPRQFFLQVYETLRRIGEARAGDAILGLSCLAALAGLRAMKSRLHPTASTEPLAARASVLLVRSCATARNALVVLAAGLVAYSFQLSGSQPLTLTGSVPCGLPPFRPPPFSKAVPNGTVPFGRMVQDMGAGLAVVPLVGVLETVAIAKAFASQNDYRIDANQELLAMGTANILGSFFSSYPITGSFGRTAVNAQTGVCTPMGGLVTGTLVLLSLAYLTSLFCYIPKAALAAVIISAVVPMFDARIFRTLWRVKRLDLIPLCVTFLLCFWEVQYGIMAGVLVSGILLLYSVARPPIKVLEQGVLLVQPGSSLHFPAADHLQDIIRDRALAASPPCSVILDCHHVSSIDYTAVVGLAELLQELHKHGISLVFCSLQDPVLRALLAADLEGFRHFPSWEEAARCSEAELGGSRAACIDSTGESSLLPAGLIQ
- the SLC26A11 gene encoding sodium-independent sulfate anion transporter isoform X6; translation: MWGPRQPGQRWWQRAVRRRLPVLGWLPRYSLSCLRLDLTAGVTVGLTVVPQALAYAEVAGLPVQYGLYSSFVGCFVYCLLGTAKDVTLGPTAIMSLLVSSYAFHDPAYAVLLAFLSGCIQLAMGLLHLGFLLDFVSCPVIKGFTSAASITIGFNQVKNILGLQGIPRQFFLQVYETLRRIGEARILPVPKAHPRGCAFVTSPPPVFDDPRASLRGSSPATSHCRAGDAILGLSCLAALAGLRAMKSRLHPTASTEPLAARASVLLVRSCATARNALVVLAAGLVAYSFQLSGSQPLTLTGSVPCGLPPFRPPPFSKAVPNGTVPFGRMVQDMGAGLAVVPLVGVLETVAIAKAFASQNDYRIDANQELLAMGTANILGSFFSSYPITGSFGRTAVNAQTGVCTPMGGLVTGTLVLLSLAYLTSLFCYIPKAALAAVIISAVVPMFDARIFRTLWRVKRLDLIPLCVTFLLCFWEVQYGIMAGVLVSGILLLYSVARPPIKPAVSTAQGLVPRSTSTLGTQGTKAGE
- the SLC26A11 gene encoding sodium-independent sulfate anion transporter isoform X9, producing MWGPRQPGQRWWQRAVRRRLPVLGWLPRYSLSCLRLDLTAGVTVGLTVVPQALAYAEVAGLPVQYGLYSSFVGCFVYCLLGTAKDVTLGPTAIMSLLVSSYAFHDPAYAVLLAFLSGCIQLAMGLLHLGFLLDFVSCPVIKGFTSAASITIGFNQVKNILGLQGIPRQFFLQVYETLRRIGEARILPVPKAHPRGCAFVTSPPPVFDDPRASLRGSSPATSHCRAGDAILGLSCLAALAGLRAMKSRLHPTASTEPLAARASVLLVRSCATARNALVVLAAGLVAYSFQLSGSQPLTLTGSVPCGLPPFRPPPFSKAVPNGTVPFGRMVQDMGAGLAVVPLVGVLETVAIAKAFASQNDYRIDANQELLAMGTANILGSFFSSYPITGSFGRAGPHPPLRDIPALLLGGAVRHHGWRAGLRHPPALLRGQAPHQASCQHSPGSCPKEHKHTRNPRNQGRRVRHCSPVPRVCAGGEFL
- the SLC26A11 gene encoding sodium-independent sulfate anion transporter isoform X7 gives rise to the protein MWGPRQPGQRWWQRAVRRRLPVLGWLPRYSLSCLRLDLTAGVTVGLTVVPQALAYAEVAGLPVQVSSWTLFPAQSLRALRRLLPSPSASTRSRAGDAILGLSCLAALAGLRAMKSRLHPTASTEPLAARASVLLVRSCATARNALVVLAAGLVAYSFQLSGSQPLTLTGSVPCGLPPFRPPPFSKAVPNGTVPFGRMVQDMGAGLAVVPLVGVLETVAIAKAFASQNDYRIDANQELLAMGTANILGSFFSSYPITGSFGRTAVNAQTGVCTPMGGLVTGTLVLLSLAYLTSLFCYIPKAALAAVIISAVVPMFDARIFRTLWRVKRLDLIPLCVTFLLCFWEVQYGIMAGVLVSGILLLYSVARPPIKHRHRALSSWIATTSAALTTQRWWGWLSCCRSCTSTASRWCSAACRTRFSEPCWPQTWRDSDIFPAGRRQRDVAKRSWGAAEQPALTAPVRARCCPRGSSSEAERWCGPRSVPQEPLLVAPEAAHPVSARAGCAWGRDVGTEEQPDGSPLPPG
- the SLC26A11 gene encoding sodium-independent sulfate anion transporter isoform X2, whose product is MWGPRQPGQRWWQRAVRRRLPVLGWLPRYSLSCLRLDLTAGVTVGLTVVPQALAYAEVAGLPVQYGLYSSFVGCFVYCLLGTAKDVTLGPTAIMSLLVSSYAFHDPAYAVLLAFLSGCIQLAMGLLHLGFLLDFVSCPVIKGFTSAASITIGFNQVKNILGLQGIPRQFFLQVYETLRRIGEARILPVPKAHPRGCAFVTSPPPVFDDPRASLRGSSPATSHCRAGDAILGLSCLAALAGLRAMKSRLHPTASTEPLAARASVLLVRSCATARNALVVLAAGLVAYSFQLSGSQPLTLTGSVPCGLPPFRPPPFSKAVPNGTVPFGRMVQDMGAGLAVVPLVGVLETVAIAKAFASQNDYRIDANQELLAMGTANILGSFFSSYPITGSFGRTAVNAQTGVCTPMGGLVTGTLVLLSLAYLTSLFCYIPKAALAAVIISAVVPMFDARIFRTLWRVKRLDLIPLCVTFLLCFWEVQYGIMAGVLVSGILLLYSVARPPIKHRHRALSSWIATTSAALTTQRWWGWLSCCRSCTSTASRWCSAACRTRFSEPCWPQTWRDSDIFPAGRRQRDVAKRSWGAAEQPALTAPVRARCCPRGSSSEAERWCGPRSVPQEPLLVAPEAAHPVSARAGCAWGRDVGTEEQPDGSPLPPG